A stretch of DNA from Hippopotamus amphibius kiboko isolate mHipAmp2 chromosome 5, mHipAmp2.hap2, whole genome shotgun sequence:
AGCTGACACAGGGAGAAATAGAGGTTTACACAATCAGGTAACTTCAGAGTAAGTGCCAAAGAAGGGATTGGAACTGAATTTGTTTAGCTTCAAATCCACATTTATGCCCACTACCTTGCCCTATTTCCTGGGACAGGACCAGATAAGCATGGGTCTGTTTGTTTTAGCCATTTACCAAGGGTGGTAtaacaagaaataaatataattcatcCAGTTGGACTTCCTAGAAAAATTTAACAGATAAAGAGAATTGATACTCAGATGGAAGATTCCCAATAGCCAGGAATTTGAAATGTACAGAGCAGGGAGACCCAGGTTAGATGTTAAAGTGGGCAGCCACCTGGCCTTGTTCAAACCAGACGGAGCATACTAGACCCTTTTCCTGAAATAAGTGATGGCTGTTCCCACTTGGAATGGGGCAGGATACGTACTGTGTTCACTGGCCCCCTCACCTCATTGCCTACCATCCTCCTGCTCCCTCACTGTGCCATTACGCTGCCCCTTCGAACATGCCATTGATCTCATAGATTTTGCACATACCAGTCCCTCTGCGTGGAATGCTCTTCCTCTAGGTCCTATGAGGCTCATTCCCTCACTTGAGTCAAGTCACCACTGCCATGGGGCTTCATCAGAGATGCTTTCCTTGACcattttatctacaaaacagtTCCTTGCATTACTCTCAGTTCCTGCTTTATATTTCTTCATAGCACTGAATGCAcctgatgtatatatttttctgtatgtatctACCTCCTCTGCTAGAATAAGCCCCATAGACATGGGGCCTGTGCTTTATTCACTAGGACAaggcctggtacatagtagatgctcaataactatttgccgaatgaatgagtgaatgaatgaagagtgaATTCAAAGAAGCTGTTCATGTCCTATGCTATTACATGAAAACCTGGAAGACACTAGAGGGATTGGTCCTATTCTGCGACGAACTTTATATTCACAATAGTTTTGGAGTTACTTCTGTCCTGTGAGCTATTAATGAATGATCTCTGTATAGGGGAAGTGATAGATTGAAGAACAGTGTTTTCAAAtggaatcttctctttttttttttttaggcaaatAAATTACAGCTTTAATTTGGCTACCACAGAAAGACTGGTTTGATGTTAGTCATAGTGGGGCAAGATTACCAGGTACTATTCTGGCTCCTTTGAAGATGTTTTATTTCACATAAAGCTACCCTCCTGTTTGGATTTCTTTGAGACATAATCATCATCTTCATAACCTTTCCTCTTCTTCGTAATTATGTTAAGTGCAAGCTCAGCAGAGTGACATCTCTCCAACTTCTGTTTCAGAACAGCAACTTCTTCGGGTCTGGATGGTTCATATTTTTTTGCTAAGTTCCTCATGCTTTTCATTATATCTAATACCTGTGACAAGCAAGTTCTGTTCTCTTTTAGCATCAGACTTTCTGATAAATAACTTTCCATAGAAATTCCTGCTCTGGATGCACTAGGTAAAATGGCAGTGAGAGCAATCTGGGAAGGTGTGTATAAAAGGTGAGCATCTGTCAATGCAACTCTATTAAGAAAGTCATCAGCTGTTTTCCTCAAAATCTCTGGATTCTCCAACATGGGATAGTGAGTCTTTAAATCAATGAGAAAGCCCTCAAAGGGTCTATAAGGATTGTGGACAATAAGGTGGAAAttaagttgctgtataagaagtAATTCATATTCCAAAATCTGTTCAAGTGCCTTCTCTTGTCCAAGAGGACTCTCCCGCAGATTTCCAACAAATTGTGGACTAGATACATTGAATTCATCCACTTTGCAGGCCAAAAATGCACAAGTGAGCATTATTATCCGGGGGTGATATTCCATTACTGAGTTATTAAGATAAAAGCGCTTGAAATACATACAAGCTGTGCCCACAACAGACCTTGACATTGCTGGCTTAAACACTGAACAGGATTCCAATAATCTTTTCTCATAATACTTGCAGAGTGTCATTTCTTCATGAGGCTCAGGAAAGACTGGGTCATTTGGAAGAACCTGCCACTGGACTACGGGGATGGATGGCCTCGTCGTCTCCGTACCCACTGCATCTTGCCGTTCGCCACTGCTTTGCATTTGAATTTGCGGTTGGCATCGGCCCGCAGTCGCGCCAGCTGCTCCTCACTGGCAAAAGTCCAGTGCCGCTTCTGGCTACTGTTGTGGTACATCTCGAAGTCCGAGGCAAAGGCCCAGGCAGTCTGGAGAGAAAATCCCGACCCTGCGTAAGCCGACGCATTCAGGACTGGCGGCGCGGACGCTCAAATGGAATCTTCTTAAAAGCAAAGTGAAACTGGAAAGTTATATGCAAAGTGGTAGCAGTGACTAGTAGCCACTTTGCACCGAAGAAGAAATTGATTCTTAATTATTACCTATAAAGAAGGATCATGAAAAGGAGATACACTGTTTCTCCCTCTAGGTGGTTGTTAGTGCATTTTTGGGGATACTATCCTTAGATGACTTACATATCCTTACATAACTATAATCCTGGGCAATATAGGATGAAGAGCTGTGATTCACAGGAGAGAGGTAGAATCTCTGGTGAGAGTAATCCAAATCCCAGAGGTGGGTTTTGAATTCCTCCTTGGAGGATGGAACAGATATTGACATGATTTTCTGGCCCTAGGtgggcagaagaaacagcataAGAAAAGGCATGGGTGATTAATGCACACATATTATCTAGGAAACAGTAGTTTGGTTTGGCGCCAAAACAAGGCAGTGCTTGGAAATCAATATTGAAAAGGTTTGTAGGAGGCTGTATCTCAGTGGGCCTCAAATGCCAGGCTGAGGGGTGTGAATGTAATACGGTAGGTGTCTACGAGCCATTCTTCAATGGCTCCAATTTTTACTGAGTAGGGAAGTGATGAGATGGAACCATTGTTACAGGAGGTTACTCTGGTGGGAATCTGGAAGGTGACTCACCGTGGTAAAGGACAAAACCCAGGAAGATTGGTTGCAAAGTTAGAGAAATAATATAGGATGTAAAGACCAGAATCAGGAAGACATGTTTTTACCCATAAAAGGACACTGATGTTGGGTGGTGAAGGTAAGGGAATACCGTAGTCTGCTTGAGCTGCCTTAATAAAAAGcccatagatgtagagaatggacttgaggacactggggggaggggaagctgggatgcagtgagagagtagcatcgacatatacacactgccaaatgtaaaatagatggctagtgggaagctactacagagcacaaggagatcagcttgatgctttgtgaagacctaaaggggtgggatagggagtttgggagggaggctcaagagggaggggatatggggatatacgtatacatgtggctctttcactttgtgtacagcagaaactgacacaatactgtaaagcaattatactccaataaagattaaaaaagaaagcccacagtGGATAgtttaaacaatagaaaattatttcttgcagttctggaggctgggaagtccaagatcaaggtgcttgaaaaacagttttctttcGGAGCCTACTCTTCCtttggcttgtaggtggctgcCATCTCGCAGCGTAATTGCAtgaccttttttttccctcttccttttcttgtaagagcactaatcccatcagagggccccaccctcatgacccatCTAAAGTTAATTActtctcaaaggccccacctccaaatatcatcacttgggggttaggtttcaacgtatgaattttgggggcacacaaacattcagcccatacTAGGGGGAATCAAAGAGGATGATTAGGTTTTGGTTATGGTACAATATAAATAGTCAAACCAGGAGGAAGATCTGTCTTAGGGGGTATGTGATAGTCACAGTGACCTACTTGTGAAGCCACTGGGGTGGTTTGGGCTAGGAATGTCTTTGGGGTGCCCATACCTCCTCAGGAACACTTCCTTCAGTAGAGAAGGTGATTAATTAGCAAATTTCTTGTCATGTAGGGTCAACCCCTTCTGTGAAGTCAAGGGCTCTGTTGACCCCAAGAGCTAGATCACCTTCACTTTTGTCATCTATATTCAGTTCAATCCTGACCCTGGATATCAGAAGACTAATTATCGTTTGGGGCTTCCTAAGTTTTAGATCCTAATTTTAAGATCAGTTCAGAGAACTGCTGAGATAGTGATGAATAACTTTCAAGTCTCCAAGAATGGATTTCCCCTAAGAATCCAAACTATGGAGGAGGGCACAAGCtggattttaactttaaaaaattttttaattaaaaaatttttttgaccaCGTTACACaacacatgggatcttagctccttcaccagggatcgaacccacatcccccctgcattggaaatgcacagtcttaaccactggaccgccagggaagtcccatgagttAGATTTTATTTCTGAGGACGTAGTAATCCTCGTCTCCTTCTCCAGAACTCAGCTGGCACTCTAAGAGCTAGCAGGACCCCTAAGGTTGGCTTGAATCCAGCAGTAAATCTCCTGGGGCTGCCAGAGGCTTTTTATAGTTCCTGCTAGTCTAGACTCTTCTTGTGTTTTCCACACTGGGATCTGCGAGGAATAACAGCACAAAACAGTGATCAAGAGCTCAGGTTTAGAGTCCTCAGACCCCTGCCTCACCACTCAGCAGCTGTGTAATCTTGGTCAGGTTCCTTAACTTCTGTAAAGCttggtctctttttctcttaaatgGCATGTGTAGtggagatgaaaagaaataataaaagtaaagtgCCTGGAGTGTAATAAATTCTCAGTGAGCCTTTATCTTTATCATCATAGccaccagcatcatcaccatcattatccttGATGTCATTCCCAGCTCTGTTGGGGGGTGGGCAGCTTGCGGTGAGTACCTGGAGAGTACCGATGTTTATGTTAGTTCAGGCGCACATTAGAACTATAGTATTTTAGAATACATATaataaagatggaaataaaatggcaattttctgaaatttggcCTGTTAATTTCTGAAATGGGATAAGAAGAAATGCTATGAAACCTCCTCTGGAAATAGGGCAACTGGAAATCTGAGTTAACGCGGAAGGGCTAAATCTTGAGATGCAAGGACCCCTCCGGTCGTAGTTTTATAATGACCCACTGACAATCCCAGAGGTTCTCACTTTCTCATTAAGGTCTTTAATTCATGTGATTTTAACGGAAAGAAGCGGAATTGAAATAACACTGCGTATTTTAGCTGACTTTCATAGAAACCTTGTAGAAGTTAATTTCTAATGCTTATATATACATCACTGGTGAGCTTAGTTAAATTGGaaggcaaaatgaaaaattttacatttgtcttaattttttctcctttaaggaTTTCTAAAGTTCTGCCAAGTGAGCAGTGGACTATGCTGGCCTATTCTTCATTAGGTGActgtagaaaaaaatcttaattaaaaaaataaaaagaactatgattttttcccctctcttgcAGGACATAAAATGGGTCATAAAGAAAAATGCCTCCCAAATTTGGactaaaaatatggaaatatccTCTAAACTTTTTAATATTATGATTAATAATGTCCTGAAAGGGAGTGTTATGGGAAACACATCTATTCAATAAAGCAATATGAAGAAGATAAATTTCAGTAGCAAAAAGCAAAATAGACTATCACATGTAATAtgcatttagaaaaagaaatattttataa
This window harbors:
- the LOC130854252 gene encoding cyclin-H-like codes for the protein MYHNSSQKRHWTFASEEQLARLRADANRKFKCKAVANGKMQWVLPNDPVFPEPHEEMTLCKYYEKRLLESCSVFKPAMSRSVVGTACMYFKRFYLNNSVMEYHPRIIMLTCAFLACKVDEFNVSSPQFVGNLRESPLGQEKALEQILEYELLLIQQLNFHLIVHNPYRPFEGFLIDLKTHYPMLENPEILRKTADDFLNRVALTDAHLLYTPSQIALTAILPSASRAGISMESYLSESLMLKENRTCLSQVLDIMKSMRNLAKKYEPSRPEEVAVLKQKLERCHSAELALNIITKKRKGYEDDDYVSKKSKQEGSFM